A window of the Dyadobacter pollutisoli genome harbors these coding sequences:
- the fabF gene encoding beta-ketoacyl-ACP synthase II, whose amino-acid sequence MSFKRVVITGMGALTPIGNDVSTFWTNLVAGVSGAAPITRFDAEKFRTRFACEIKGLDINNYIPRQEARKMDPFAQYAVIAADEAMKDAGFDADTLDLDKAGVIWGTGIGGLKTFEDEVINYAENGKTPRFNPFFIPKMIVDSASGVLSIRYGFRGPNFITVSACASATNALIDAFNYIKLGMMNVCISGGSEAAVTIAGVGGFNALKALSERNDSPETASRPYDKERDGFVLGEGGAALILEELEHAKARGAKIYAEMIGAGMSSDAYHITAPHPEGLGAHIVMKNAVENAGIKPEDIDYINTHGTSTPIGDPQEIKAIEKFFGDHAYELNISSTKSMTGHLLGGAGAIEAAACIMAIKDQIIPPTINHFTDDPEINPRLNLTFNKAQKRNVNIALSNTFGFGGHNASVIFKKYED is encoded by the coding sequence CTACCTTTTGGACAAATTTGGTTGCAGGTGTAAGCGGTGCAGCACCTATCACGCGTTTCGATGCTGAAAAGTTTCGGACCCGTTTTGCCTGCGAGATAAAAGGTCTGGATATCAACAATTACATCCCTCGGCAGGAAGCCCGTAAAATGGACCCTTTTGCACAGTACGCCGTCATTGCTGCTGATGAAGCAATGAAGGACGCCGGCTTTGACGCAGATACGCTTGATCTCGACAAAGCCGGTGTTATTTGGGGTACCGGAATTGGCGGTTTGAAAACTTTCGAAGACGAGGTAATCAACTACGCCGAAAATGGTAAAACCCCGCGGTTTAATCCATTCTTCATTCCAAAAATGATCGTGGATAGCGCCTCAGGAGTACTTTCTATCCGTTATGGATTCCGGGGGCCTAATTTCATCACAGTTTCCGCCTGTGCTTCTGCTACTAATGCATTAATCGATGCCTTTAATTATATCAAGCTTGGCATGATGAATGTCTGCATCTCGGGAGGTTCCGAAGCAGCTGTTACCATTGCAGGGGTTGGAGGTTTCAATGCATTGAAAGCATTATCAGAAAGAAACGATTCTCCGGAAACCGCCTCGCGTCCTTACGACAAAGAAAGAGACGGATTCGTACTTGGAGAAGGTGGTGCAGCTCTTATTCTGGAAGAACTCGAACATGCAAAAGCGAGAGGAGCCAAAATATATGCTGAAATGATCGGTGCCGGAATGTCATCCGATGCCTACCATATTACCGCTCCGCACCCAGAAGGTTTGGGTGCCCACATTGTAATGAAAAATGCGGTTGAGAACGCCGGCATCAAACCGGAGGATATCGACTACATCAATACCCACGGGACTTCTACCCCGATTGGTGATCCACAGGAGATCAAAGCCATCGAGAAATTTTTCGGTGACCACGCCTATGAATTGAACATTAGCTCTACCAAATCCATGACCGGCCACTTATTGGGCGGGGCGGGAGCGATAGAAGCTGCGGCCTGTATCATGGCGATCAAGGATCAGATTATCCCACCCACTATCAATCATTTTACCGACGATCCGGAAATTAATCCAAGATTGAACCTTACCTTCAACAAGGCTCAGAAAAGAAATGTTAATATTGCACTCAGCAATACATTTGGTTTTGGAGGGCACAATGCGTCAGTCATTTTCAAAAAGTATGAAGACTGA